One Spinacia oleracea cultivar Varoflay chromosome 4, BTI_SOV_V1, whole genome shotgun sequence DNA segment encodes these proteins:
- the LOC130459678 gene encoding uncharacterized protein, which translates to MFLSKYTNIGSFEKLDIETPDIYVKKIVFGCEYYAKVQGQPILMRKDIIAATIINCLPNKFPYLELKEKFKDMHSDNGTPNLTKYGTWDGRWKYDSEILTTIIEAAESGFRDGKIVGSHVGDSVTEEPMGISVNNDLEENDVAVENENVGVEAEYPNPAAHEPTIEISSDLDAELESEQEMASEPNQDEDMGEDANPEEDPDEDPEEEFDNLEI; encoded by the coding sequence atgtttctttccaagtatactaacataggatccttcgagaaacttgatatagaaacccctgatatttacgtgaagaaaattgtgtttggatgtgaatattatgctaaagttcaagggcaacctatcttaatgagaaaggatatcatagcagccacaatcattaattgcttacctaacaaatttccatacctagaactcaaggaaaagtttaaagacatgcattctgataatgggactccaaacttgactaagtatggaacttgggatggtagatggaaatatgattcagaaattctgaccaccattattgaagcggcagaaagtgggtttagagacggtaaaatcgtagggagtcatgttggggattcagttacagaagaacctatgggaattagtgtaaataatgacctagaggaaaatgatgtagctgtggagaatgagaatgtaggtgttgaggcagagtatcctaacccagcggctcatgagccaaccattgagatctctagtgatttggatgcagagctcgaaagtgaacaggagatggcaagtgagcctaatcaagatgaagacatgggtgaagatgcaaaccctgaggaagaccccgatgaagaccctgaagaagagttcgataatcttgagatctaa